A single region of the Duganella sp. BuS-21 genome encodes:
- the ubiA gene encoding 4-hydroxybenzoate octaprenyltransferase, translated as MTNKLALYFRLIRLDKPIGTVLLLWPTLYAMWLAADGVPDWRLLLIFTLGTFLMRSAGCAINDYADQDIDKHVKRTAQRPLTSGRISGKEALAIAAILALIAFCLILPLNTLTKQLSVAAVIIAGTYPYFKRFFAIPQAYLGIAFGFGIPMAFAAIQNQVPPLAWLLLIGNVFWTLAYDTEYAMVDRDDDLKIGIKTSAITFGRYDVAIIMLCYALHLTILLLCGWQQGLRFWFVAGLAAAAGIACYHYTLIRHRERDACFVAFRHNNWLGGVIFAGVALDYALR; from the coding sequence ATGACGAACAAGCTGGCGCTCTACTTCCGCCTGATCAGGCTCGACAAACCCATCGGCACCGTGCTGCTGCTGTGGCCTACGCTGTACGCGATGTGGCTGGCGGCCGACGGCGTGCCGGACTGGCGCCTGCTGCTCATCTTCACGCTTGGAACCTTCCTGATGCGCTCAGCCGGCTGCGCAATCAACGACTACGCCGATCAGGATATTGACAAGCACGTCAAGCGCACCGCGCAGCGTCCGCTCACCAGCGGCCGCATCAGCGGCAAGGAAGCGCTGGCGATCGCCGCCATCCTGGCGCTCATCGCCTTCTGCCTGATCCTGCCGCTCAACACGCTGACCAAGCAGCTGTCGGTGGCGGCCGTGATCATCGCCGGCACCTATCCCTACTTCAAACGCTTCTTCGCCATCCCGCAGGCCTACCTCGGCATCGCCTTCGGCTTCGGCATTCCGATGGCGTTTGCGGCGATCCAGAACCAGGTGCCGCCGCTGGCCTGGCTGCTGTTGATCGGCAACGTGTTCTGGACCCTGGCCTACGATACCGAATACGCCATGGTCGACCGCGACGACGACCTGAAGATCGGCATCAAGACCTCGGCCATCACCTTTGGCCGCTACGACGTCGCCATCATCATGCTGTGCTACGCGCTGCACCTGACCATCCTGCTGCTGTGCGGCTGGCAGCAGGGCCTGCGCTTCTGGTTCGTGGCCGGTCTGGCGGCGGCGGCCGGCATCGCCTGCTACCACTACACCCTGATCCGCCACCGCGAGCGCGACGCCTGCTTTGTCGCCTTCCGCCACAACAACTGGCTGGGCGGCGTGATTTTCGCCGGCGTGGCGCTCGACTACGCACTCCGTTAA
- a CDS encoding hydrogen peroxide-inducible genes activator: MTLTELKYIVAVARAKHFGHAAEACYVAQPTLSVAIKKLEDELGVVLFERGGAEISVTPLGAQIVAQAERVLEQTAAIKELAKQNKDPLAGPLRLGVIYTIGPYLLPPLVKGMIDKVPQMPLILQENFTVKLLEMLRQGELDAAIMALPLPEHGMAMQVLYDEPFVVAMPSQHPWNKRKSIPSEDLKTENMLLLGNGHCFRDQVLEVCPEMARFSTPGNGMQRTFEGSSLETIRHMVASGIGLTVLPRASVPDMDTKEGMLQYRPFDEPAPSRRVVIVWRKSFTRKAAIDAVCEVVSACKLPGITTLCNAA; the protein is encoded by the coding sequence ATGACACTGACCGAACTGAAATACATCGTGGCCGTCGCCCGGGCAAAGCACTTCGGACATGCCGCCGAAGCGTGCTACGTCGCCCAGCCGACGCTGTCGGTCGCCATCAAGAAACTGGAAGATGAATTGGGCGTGGTGCTGTTCGAACGGGGCGGCGCCGAGATTTCCGTCACCCCGCTGGGCGCGCAGATCGTCGCCCAGGCCGAGCGCGTGCTGGAGCAAACCGCCGCCATCAAGGAACTCGCCAAACAAAACAAAGACCCGCTGGCCGGCCCGCTGCGCCTCGGCGTGATCTACACCATCGGCCCTTACTTGCTGCCACCGCTGGTCAAAGGCATGATCGACAAGGTGCCGCAGATGCCCTTGATCCTGCAGGAAAACTTCACCGTCAAGCTGCTGGAGATGCTGCGCCAGGGCGAACTCGACGCCGCCATCATGGCGCTGCCCCTGCCCGAGCACGGCATGGCCATGCAGGTGCTGTACGACGAACCGTTCGTGGTCGCCATGCCGTCCCAGCATCCCTGGAACAAGCGCAAGTCGATTCCGTCCGAAGACCTCAAGACCGAGAACATGCTTCTGCTCGGCAACGGCCACTGTTTCCGCGACCAGGTGCTGGAAGTCTGTCCCGAGATGGCGCGCTTCTCCACGCCGGGTAACGGCATGCAACGTACTTTCGAGGGCTCTTCGCTGGAAACCATCCGTCATATGGTGGCCAGCGGCATCGGCCTGACCGTGCTGCCGCGCGCCTCGGTGCCGGACATGGACACCAAGGAAGGCATGCTGCAATACCGTCCCTTCGACGAGCCGGCGCCGTCGCGCCGCGTGGTCATCGTGTGGCGTAAAAGCTTCACCCGCAAGGCCGCCATCGACGCCGTGTGCGAAGTGGTTTCCGCCTGCAAGCTGCCCGGCATCACCACCCTCTGCAACGCCGCCTGA